The Xanthomonas indica sequence GGTGGTCGCCACGCTCGAGGAACTGGACGAGCCGGCACTGATCAAGATCCTGACCGAGCCCAAGAACGCCATCACCAAGCAGTTCAAGAAGCTGTTCGAGATGGAAGGCGTGGAGCTGGAGTTCCGCCAGGACGCGCTGCTGGCCATCGCCAAGAAGGCGCTCAAGCGCAAGACCGGCGCGCGCGGCCTGCGCACCATCGTCGAGTCGGTGCTGCTGGACACGATGTACGAGCTGCCGTCGCAGGAAAACGTCAGCAAGGTGGTGGTGGACGAGTCGGTGATCGAGCACAAGTCCGAGCCGTACCTGATCTACCAGACCCCGCCGGCGCCGCCCAAGGTCGCCTCCGCGGAGTGACCCCGGGCCGGTGGTGCGCGGCGACCCCGTCGCGTGCCCCAGGCCTGCCGGTAAGTCGCTGAAACATAAAGGGGTTCTGCGCTCCCCTTGCATCGTCCAGCCGATGGCCCCATAACGGGGCCATCGGCGTTTTTATGGCCGCCCGCATCGCGTTCCCGCCTCCCAAATCGGAATCCTCATGGCCCAGTCCCAATCCGAAGTCCTCGACCTGCCGGTCCTGCCGTTGCGCGACGTCGTGGTCTTCCCGCACATGGTCATCCCGCTGTTCGTCGGTCGCGACAAATCCATGCGCGCGCTCGAGCACGCGATGGAGGCCGACAAGCGCATCCTGCTGGTCGCGCAGAAATCCGCCGAGACCGATGATCCGGCGGCGGCTGACCTGTACAACGTCGGCACGCTGGCGCAGGTGCTGCAATTGCTGAAGCTGCCCGACGGCACCATCAAGGTGCTGGTCGAAGGCCTGTCGCGGGTCAGCGTCGACAAGGTCGCCGAGCGCGACGGCGCACTGCAGGGCGAAGGCCGCGAGATCGATGCCGCCGAATCGCGCGAGGAGCGCGAGGTCGAGGCGATCGCGCGCTCGCTGATGTCGCTGTTCGAGCAGTACGTCAAGACCAACCGCAAGCTGCCGCCGGAACTGCTGCAGACCCTGTCCGGCATCGACGAGCCCGGCCGCCTGGCCGACACCATCGCCGCGCACATCGGCGTGCGCCTGGCCGACAAGCAGCGCCTGCTGGAAACGCTGGAAGTGGGCGAGCGGCTGGAGATGCTGGTCGGCCTGGTCGACGGCGAGATCGACGTGCAGCAGCTGGAGAAGCGCATCCGCGGCCGGGTCAAGTCGCAGATGGAGAAGAGCCAGCGCGAGTACTACCTCAACGAGCAGATGAAGGCGATCCAGAAGGAACTGGGCGACCTCGACGACGCGCCGGGCGAGCTGGAGGAGCTGGCGCGCAAGATCGCCGAGGCCGGCATGCCCAAGCCGGTGGAGACCAAGGCCAAGGCCGAACTCAACAAGCTCAAGCAGATGTCGCCGATGTCGGCCGAAGCCGCGGTGGTGCGCAATTACCTCGACTGGCTGCTGGGCGTGCCGTGGAAGAAGCGCAGCAAGGTGCGCAAGGATCTGAAGGTCGCGCAGGAAACGCTCGACGCCGATCACTACGGCCTGGAGAAGGTCAAGGACCGCATCCTCGAGTACCTCGCGGTGCAGTCGCGGGTGAAGCAGATGAAGGGGCCGATCCTGTGCCTGGTCGGACCGCCGGGCGTGGGCAAGACCTCGCTGGGCCAGTCCATCGCCAAGGCGACCAATCGCAAGTTCGTGCGCATGTCGCTGGGCGGCGTGCGCGACGAGGCGGAGATCCGCGGTCACCGCCGTACCTATGTCGGCTCGATGCCGGGCCGCATCGTGCAGAACCTCAACAAGGTCGGCAGCAAGAATCCGCTGTTCGTGCTCGACGAGATCGACAAGATGTCCATGGACTTCCGCGGCGATCCGTCCTCGGCGCTGCTGGAAGTGCTCGATCCCGAGCAGAACAACGCGTTCAACGACCACTACCTGGAAGTGGACCTGGACCTGTCCGAAGTGATGTTCGTGGCGACTTCCAATTCGCTGAACATCCCCGGTCCGCTGTTGGACCGCATGGAAGTGATCCGTATTCCCGGCTACACCGAGGACGAGAAACTCAACATCGCCGCGCGCTATCTGGTGCCCAAGCAGCTCAAGGCCAACGGCCTGAAGCAGGATGAGCTGGAGATCGGTGCCGACGCGATCCGCGACGTCGTGCGCTACTACACGCGCGAATCCGGCGTGCGCAACCTCGAGCGCGAAGTCGCCAAGATCTGCCGCAAGGTTGTCAAGGAAATCGCGCTGGCCGGTCCGCAGCCGGCAGCCCCGGCGAAGAAGGCCGTGGCGAAGAAGGGCGCTGTGCGCAAGGACAAGGCGCGGGTCGTCGTCGGCTCGAAGAACCTGGACAAGTACCTGGGCGTGCGTCGCTACGACTTCGGCCGTGCCGAGGAGCAGAACGAGATCGGCCTGGTGACCGGCCTGGCCTGGACCGAGGTCGGCGGCGACCTGCTGCAGATCGAATCGACCCTGGTCCCGGGCAAGGGCGCGGTGATCCTGACCGGCCAGCTCGGCGATGTGATGAAGGAATCGGCGTCGGCGGCGTTGTCGGTGGTGCGTTCGCGCGCCGAGCGGCTCGGCATCGAGGCGGACTTCCTGCAGAAGCACGACGTGCATCTGCACGTGCCCGATGGCGCCACGCCGAAGGACGGCCCCAGCGCCGGCATCGCGATGGTGACCTCGCTGGTGTCGATGCTGACCAAGGTGCCGGTGAAGGCGGACGTGGCGATGACCGGCGAGATCACCCTGCGTGGCCGCGTCTCGGCGATCGGTGGCCTCAAGGAGAAGCTGCTGGCCGCGCTGCGCGGCGGCATCCGCACCGTGCTGATCCCGGAGGAGAACCGCAAGGATCTGGCCGACATCCCGGAGAACGTCACCCGCGACCTGAAGATCGTGCCGGTGAAGTGGATCGACGAAGTGCTGGATCTGGCGCTGGAGCGTCCGCTTGCGCCGAAGCCTGCCGCCGATGCCGAACAGGCACCGTCGCGGCGCAAGCAGAAAGCATCCTCGAACCCGCGCGTCAAGCACTGACGCGCGCTGAACCGCACCCGCGCAAACGGCTCAAACCCGCGCCGTTGTTGGCTTTTCGGCTTGCGCGGGTATGGGCCCGCTGGTATAAATGCAGCGCTTGCGAGCACCGCGAATGGGCGTGCTTGGTAGTGCAAAACATATCCATCGGGGTCTCGCTCAGGCGAGGCAGGCCACGCCGACACCCGATCCTCAATCCGCGGTCTTCTGCCGCACATGGAGTCATCAAGAAATGAATAAAGCCGAACTGAACGACGCGATCGCCGCTGCCGCCGATATTTCCAAGGCCGAAGCCGGTCGTGCCATCGACGCCTTCGTGTCGGAAGTGACCAAGGCCCTGAAGAAGGGCGACAGCGTCACGCTCGTGGGCTTCGGCACCTTCCAGGTGCGCGACCGTGCCGAGCGCACCGGCCGCAACCCGAAGACCGGCGACTCCATCAAGATCGCCGCGTCGAAGAATCCGACGTTCAAGGCTGGTAAAGCGCTGAAGGATGCCGTAAACTAATCGACTCGCTAGGGTGCTTAGCTCAGCGGTAGAGCGTCTCCTTTACACGGAGAGGGTCGGGGGTTCGAAACCCTCAGCACCCACCAGAGCACCAAGCGACAAGTTTCAAAAGCGGAGTGGTAGTTCAGTCGGTTAGAATGCTGGCCTGTCACGCCGGAGGTCGCGGGTTCGAGTCCCGTCCACTCCGCCAGTTGTACCGAAGCCCCCGAGCGATCGGGGGTTTCGTTTCTCGCAGTCGCCGCCACGCACCAGCGTTGGCCCGGCCGCTGCGGGAAAGCGGGCCTCGCGCCCGCCTCCGTTCAAACGCGGAGTGGTAGTTCAGTCGGTTAGAATGCTGGCCTGTCACGCCGGAGGTCGCGGGTTCGAGTCCCGTCCACTCCGCCATTTGTACGCGAAACCCCCGAGCGATCGGGGGTTTCTTTTTTCCGCATCACGCCTGTTTCCCTCCCGTGCCCGCTCCCGATCCGCCGCCGCGGCGCATGACCGGCGCGGCCGGCCGGGCCGGCGGTTCTGCCGCAGGGCGTGAAGCGGGTTAAACTGCGCGGCTCGCCAATAGGCCGTCGGTTCCCAATGCTGCAGAAACTTCGCGAAAAGACCTCGGGCTGGATCGCCACCGCGATCATCGGTCTGTTGATGATTCCGTTCCTGTTCGTCATCGACAACAGCTACCTCGGTGGCGTCGGTGCCAACAATGTCGCCAAGGTACAGGCGCCGCCGTCGTGGTGGTCGTCGGCGCCGTCGTGGTGGCCGGTGTCGCTGCTGTGGCAGCACCACGAAGTGAGCACGGAACAGTTCCGTACCCGCTTCGAGCAGGCGCGCATCCAGGCGCGCGAGCAACAGGGCGAGGATTTCGATCCGCGTGCGTTCGAAAGCATCGACAACAAGCGCAAGCTGCTCGATCAATTGATCGACGAGCAGGTGGCCAAGCTGTCGGCCGAACGCGCCGGCGTGGTCATCGGCGATGCCGCGGTGCGCGATTACATCAGCGCCATGCCTGCGTTCCAGAACGACGGCAAGTTCGATCCGGAGCGCTACCGCCTGGCCCTGGCCTCGGGCACGCCGCCGCGCACGCCGACCATGTTCCAGCAATTGGTGCGCGATGCGCTGCAGCAGTCGGTGATTCCGTCCGGCCTCGCAGAATCGGCGTTCGCCACCAAGCAGGAGACCGATCGCCTGCTGAAGATGCTGGGCGAGACCCGCGACGTGGAAATGGCGTTGCTGCCGGAAGTGCCGGCCGACACCGCGCCGGTCAGCGACGCGCAGGTGCAGCAGTGGTACGACTCGCACAAGTCCGACTTCAAGCAGCCGGAAACCGTGACGATCGAGTACGTCGACCTCAATGCGGCCAACCTGCCGCCGGTCAAGCCGGCCGACGAGGCGACGCTGCGCAAGCGCTACGACGACGAGAAGGCGCGCTTCGTCGAGCCCGACCAGCGACTGGCCTCGCACATCCTGATCAGCGCCGGCAAGGATGCGGCCTCGCAGAAGGCGGCCGAGGCCAAGGCGGCCAAGCTGGCGGCCGAAGCCAAGCAGCCCGGCGCCGATTTCGCCGCGCTGGCCCGCGCCAACTCCGACGACCCCGGCTCCAAGAACGCCGGCGGCGATCTGGGCTGGGTGGAAAAGGGCGTGATGGTGAAGCCGTTCGAGGATGCGCTGTTCGCGATGAAGCCCGGCGAGATCGTCGGCCCGGTGAAGAGCGAATTCGGCTATCACATCATCCAACTGCGCCAGGTCAAGGGCGGCGAAGGCAAGTCGTTCGAGCAGGTGCGCGACCAGCTCGCCAGCGAGCAGTTGAAGGCCGACAGCGAGAAGGCCTTCAGCGAGTTGAGCGGCAAGCTGGTGGACCTGGTCTACAAGAACCCGACCGCGCTGGCCTCGGCGGCGAAGGAAGTGGGCCTGCCGGTGCAGACGCTGGGGCCGTTCTCGCGCGCCAACGCCAGCGGCATCGCCGCACAGCCGGCGGTGCTGCGCGCCGCGTTCTCCGACACGCTGGTGCAGGACGGCACGGTCAGCGATCCGATCAACCTCGGGCCGAACCACAGCGTGCTGATCCGCGTGACCCAGCACCAGCCGGAGCAGATCCAGCCGCTGGCCAAGGTGCACGAGCAGGTGGTGGCCGCGGTGCATGCCGACCGCACCGCCAAGGCCGCCGCCGCCAAGGCCGACGCGCTGCTGGCGCGCCTGCGCAAGGGCGAGACCCTGCAGGCCCTGGCCGGCGCGGAGAAGCTGCAGATCAACCCGATGCCGGGCTTGCCGCGCAACGTGCCGATGCCGAGCGCCCAGGCCAGCCAGGTGATCTTCAGCGCACCGCAGCCGGTCGACGGCAAGCCGTCGGTGGGCAAGGTGGAACTGCCTGCAGCGCCGGGTACCGTGGGCAAGCGCTATGCGCTGTTCGCGGTCACCAAGGTGACGC is a genomic window containing:
- the lon gene encoding endopeptidase La, which codes for MAQSQSEVLDLPVLPLRDVVVFPHMVIPLFVGRDKSMRALEHAMEADKRILLVAQKSAETDDPAAADLYNVGTLAQVLQLLKLPDGTIKVLVEGLSRVSVDKVAERDGALQGEGREIDAAESREEREVEAIARSLMSLFEQYVKTNRKLPPELLQTLSGIDEPGRLADTIAAHIGVRLADKQRLLETLEVGERLEMLVGLVDGEIDVQQLEKRIRGRVKSQMEKSQREYYLNEQMKAIQKELGDLDDAPGELEELARKIAEAGMPKPVETKAKAELNKLKQMSPMSAEAAVVRNYLDWLLGVPWKKRSKVRKDLKVAQETLDADHYGLEKVKDRILEYLAVQSRVKQMKGPILCLVGPPGVGKTSLGQSIAKATNRKFVRMSLGGVRDEAEIRGHRRTYVGSMPGRIVQNLNKVGSKNPLFVLDEIDKMSMDFRGDPSSALLEVLDPEQNNAFNDHYLEVDLDLSEVMFVATSNSLNIPGPLLDRMEVIRIPGYTEDEKLNIAARYLVPKQLKANGLKQDELEIGADAIRDVVRYYTRESGVRNLEREVAKICRKVVKEIALAGPQPAAPAKKAVAKKGAVRKDKARVVVGSKNLDKYLGVRRYDFGRAEEQNEIGLVTGLAWTEVGGDLLQIESTLVPGKGAVILTGQLGDVMKESASAALSVVRSRAERLGIEADFLQKHDVHLHVPDGATPKDGPSAGIAMVTSLVSMLTKVPVKADVAMTGEITLRGRVSAIGGLKEKLLAALRGGIRTVLIPEENRKDLADIPENVTRDLKIVPVKWIDEVLDLALERPLAPKPAADAEQAPSRRKQKASSNPRVKH
- a CDS encoding HU family DNA-binding protein, with the protein product MNKAELNDAIAAAADISKAEAGRAIDAFVSEVTKALKKGDSVTLVGFGTFQVRDRAERTGRNPKTGDSIKIAASKNPTFKAGKALKDAVN
- a CDS encoding peptidylprolyl isomerase, with product MLQKLREKTSGWIATAIIGLLMIPFLFVIDNSYLGGVGANNVAKVQAPPSWWSSAPSWWPVSLLWQHHEVSTEQFRTRFEQARIQAREQQGEDFDPRAFESIDNKRKLLDQLIDEQVAKLSAERAGVVIGDAAVRDYISAMPAFQNDGKFDPERYRLALASGTPPRTPTMFQQLVRDALQQSVIPSGLAESAFATKQETDRLLKMLGETRDVEMALLPEVPADTAPVSDAQVQQWYDSHKSDFKQPETVTIEYVDLNAANLPPVKPADEATLRKRYDDEKARFVEPDQRLASHILISAGKDAASQKAAEAKAAKLAAEAKQPGADFAALARANSDDPGSKNAGGDLGWVEKGVMVKPFEDALFAMKPGEIVGPVKSEFGYHIIQLRQVKGGEGKSFEQVRDQLASEQLKADSEKAFSELSGKLVDLVYKNPTALASAAKEVGLPVQTLGPFSRANASGIAAQPAVLRAAFSDTLVQDGTVSDPINLGPNHSVLIRVTQHQPEQIQPLAKVHEQVVAAVHADRTAKAAAAKADALLARLRKGETLQALAGAEKLQINPMPGLPRNVPMPSAQASQVIFSAPQPVDGKPSVGKVELPAAPGTVGKRYALFAVTKVTPGDLSKVPAEQQTMFQQQLAQIDGAADAKAYVDAMRKHFKISVQESQL